A region of Subtercola boreus DNA encodes the following proteins:
- the phoA gene encoding alkaline phosphatase, whose translation MKNHRRGTGARRVLVIAAATAVAGSAVLLPSAAFAAPDDFGGAVRNSGDKTEMLRDSIVDAPAKNVILLIGDGMGDSEITSARNYQYGAGGMLPGIDALPLTGQYTTYSLYKDGESKGKPDYVPDSAATGTAWATGTKTYDNAISVDIDGAPQQTLLEIAKANGLKTGNISTAELQDATPAVQSAHVAARSCYGPDSTTCGADALDQGGLGSISEQIIGTRPDLSLGGGSASFDQVAKAGEYEGDTLLAQAESRGYQLPTTGAELAAVTVADQNEPVLGLFAPGNFPTRYAPTVATVGGADLAPTACTPNPERLSTDLSLKSLTEKGINLLDTTGSKGFFLQVEGASIDKQDHAANACGQIGEVIDLDEAVQSALAFAEKDGNTLVIVTADHAHTSQIVDSTPPTSLSTALLTADGTTMKISYGTAAAGGSQQHTGTQLRIAAYGPGAANVTGLTDQTDNFFTMSNALQLDRDTKALSADAALTLTGSTVKPGASVVASATGFAGDRQVAGMLADDALGTADVIDGGSSFDLTAPAEEGTYTVSVEGAQSGKVVTATLTVAADAPIVTPTPTPSVSAPADPGAGAGGSGSGGSGTSAGGGIDLATTGAAVIPVLTLGAGLLAVGAVLMMRRRRHQHGA comes from the coding sequence ATGAAGAATCACAGAAGAGGTACGGGCGCACGCCGCGTTCTCGTTATCGCGGCCGCCACCGCTGTTGCCGGCTCGGCGGTGCTGCTGCCGAGTGCAGCATTCGCCGCCCCCGATGACTTCGGCGGTGCCGTTCGGAACTCGGGTGACAAGACCGAAATGCTCCGCGACTCGATCGTCGACGCGCCCGCGAAGAATGTCATCCTGCTGATCGGCGACGGCATGGGCGATTCCGAGATCACCAGCGCACGCAACTACCAGTACGGGGCGGGTGGAATGCTGCCGGGCATCGACGCGCTGCCGCTGACCGGCCAGTACACCACCTATTCGCTCTACAAAGACGGCGAGAGCAAGGGCAAACCCGATTACGTGCCCGATTCCGCCGCCACCGGCACGGCCTGGGCCACCGGAACAAAGACCTACGACAATGCCATCTCTGTCGACATCGACGGCGCACCGCAGCAGACCCTGCTCGAGATCGCCAAGGCGAACGGGCTGAAGACTGGGAACATCAGCACCGCCGAGCTGCAGGATGCCACGCCTGCCGTGCAGTCAGCCCACGTCGCCGCGCGTAGCTGCTACGGCCCTGACAGCACCACGTGCGGCGCTGACGCTCTCGACCAGGGTGGGCTCGGTTCCATCTCGGAACAGATCATCGGTACCCGCCCCGACCTCTCCCTCGGTGGCGGCTCGGCCAGCTTCGACCAGGTCGCGAAGGCCGGCGAGTACGAGGGTGACACCCTTCTCGCCCAGGCCGAGAGCCGCGGCTACCAGCTGCCGACGACCGGTGCTGAACTCGCTGCGGTGACGGTCGCTGACCAGAACGAGCCGGTCCTCGGGCTGTTCGCGCCCGGCAACTTCCCGACCCGGTATGCCCCCACGGTCGCCACGGTCGGCGGCGCCGACCTCGCGCCGACCGCGTGCACGCCGAACCCGGAACGCCTCTCCACCGATCTCTCGCTGAAGTCGCTCACCGAGAAGGGCATCAATCTGCTCGACACCACCGGCAGCAAGGGCTTCTTCCTGCAGGTCGAGGGCGCGAGCATCGACAAACAGGACCACGCGGCGAACGCCTGTGGCCAGATCGGTGAGGTCATCGATCTCGACGAGGCAGTTCAGTCCGCCCTCGCTTTCGCCGAGAAGGACGGAAACACGCTTGTCATCGTCACGGCCGACCACGCCCACACCAGCCAGATCGTCGACTCGACCCCGCCCACCTCGCTGAGCACGGCTCTTCTGACCGCCGATGGCACCACGATGAAGATCTCCTACGGCACGGCCGCAGCCGGCGGTTCGCAGCAGCACACCGGAACCCAGCTGCGCATCGCGGCCTACGGCCCCGGGGCCGCGAATGTCACGGGCCTCACCGACCAGACGGACAACTTCTTCACCATGTCGAACGCCCTCCAGCTGGACCGCGACACGAAGGCACTGAGTGCAGACGCTGCCCTCACCCTCACCGGCTCTACCGTGAAGCCGGGCGCGTCGGTCGTCGCGTCGGCGACCGGTTTCGCGGGTGACCGCCAAGTTGCCGGAATGCTGGCCGACGACGCACTCGGCACGGCTGATGTGATCGACGGAGGCTCCTCGTTCGACCTCACGGCACCGGCCGAGGAAGGCACCTACACGGTGTCGGTCGAAGGTGCCCAGAGCGGCAAGGTCGTCACGGCGACTCTGACGGTGGCCGCCGATGCGCCGATCGTGACGCCGACACCGACCCCCTCCGTCTCGGCCCCCGCTGACCCGGGTGCCGGTGCGGGTGGTTCCGGATCGGGTGGCTCGGGCACGAGTGCCGGCGGCGGCATCGACCTCGCCACCACTGGTGCCGCCGTGATCCCGGTGCTCACGCTCGGCGCGGGACTCCTCGCCGTCGGTGCCGTGCTCATGATGCGCCGCCGACGCCACCAGCACGGAGCCTGA
- the purE gene encoding 5-(carboxyamino)imidazole ribonucleotide mutase produces the protein MSTEQPAVGVVMGSDSDFSVMQAAVEVLKDFGVAHEVQVVSAHRTPEKMIEYGRTARERGLSVIIAGAGGAAHLPGMLAAVTTLPVIGVPVPLARLDGMDSLLSIVQMPAGIPVATVSIGGATNAALLAVQILASGSTAAAAVLADALATYRENLSVSVAQKNDSLQARL, from the coding sequence ATGAGTACTGAGCAGCCTGCGGTCGGTGTGGTGATGGGGTCGGACTCCGACTTCTCGGTGATGCAGGCCGCTGTCGAGGTACTGAAGGACTTCGGTGTGGCCCACGAGGTGCAGGTCGTCTCGGCGCACCGTACGCCCGAGAAGATGATCGAGTACGGTCGTACGGCGCGGGAGCGCGGCCTCAGCGTCATCATCGCCGGCGCCGGGGGTGCGGCGCACCTGCCGGGCATGCTCGCGGCCGTCACGACTCTGCCGGTCATCGGCGTGCCGGTGCCGCTGGCGCGCCTGGACGGCATGGACTCCCTGCTCTCCATCGTGCAGATGCCCGCGGGCATCCCCGTCGCCACCGTCTCGATCGGCGGTGCGACGAACGCTGCACTGCTCGCCGTGCAGATCCTCGCAAGCGGCAGCACGGCGGCCGCTGCCGTGCTCGCCGACGCTCTCGCCACCTACCGCGAGAACCTCAGCGTGTCAGTCGCTCAGAAGAACGACTCGCTGCAGGCCCGCCTCTAG
- a CDS encoding acyl-CoA carboxylase subunit beta: MYTTAGKLVDLKNRYHEAVTQSGEAAIAKQHAKGKKTARERIEQLLDHGSFVELDEFVRHRTHAFGMDRNRPYGDAVVTGTGTIHGRQVAVYAQDFTIFGGSLGEVAGEKIIKVMDLALKTGVPIIGMLDSGGARIQEGVVALGKYGEIFRRNTQASGVIPQISIVMGPAAGGAVYSPALTDFVIMVDKTSQMFVTGPDVIKTVTGEDVGMEELGGALTHNTISGVSHYLASDEDDALDYVRTLLGFLPDNNLAELPTYEFAPELEITDADHKLNTIIPDSPNQPYDMHTIIEHVVDNADFLEVQPLYAPNILIGFARVEGRSVGIIANQPNAMAGTLNIEAGEKAARFVRFCDAFSIPIVTLVDVPGYLPGTDQEWTGVIRRGAKLLYAYAEATVPLITVIVRKAYGGAYIVMGSKQLGADLNLAWPTAEIAVMGGQGAVNILYRGEIKRAEEAGEDVAAVRTKLANEYTYNVASPFLAAERGELDGVIEPAATRVAIVKGLRALRTKRASLPAKKHGNIPL; this comes from the coding sequence ATGTACACCACTGCCGGCAAACTGGTCGATCTCAAGAACCGCTACCACGAGGCCGTGACGCAGTCGGGTGAGGCCGCGATTGCGAAGCAGCACGCGAAGGGCAAGAAGACCGCCCGGGAGCGCATCGAACAGCTTCTCGACCACGGCTCGTTCGTCGAGCTCGACGAGTTCGTCAGGCACCGCACCCACGCGTTCGGCATGGACAGGAACCGCCCCTACGGTGACGCCGTCGTCACCGGCACCGGCACGATCCACGGCCGCCAGGTCGCCGTCTATGCGCAGGACTTCACCATCTTCGGCGGGTCGCTCGGCGAGGTCGCCGGCGAGAAGATCATCAAGGTGATGGACCTCGCGTTGAAGACCGGCGTGCCGATCATCGGGATGCTCGACTCGGGCGGTGCGCGCATCCAGGAGGGTGTCGTGGCCCTCGGGAAGTACGGCGAGATCTTCCGCCGCAACACGCAGGCCTCGGGCGTCATCCCTCAGATCTCGATCGTCATGGGCCCGGCCGCGGGCGGTGCGGTGTATTCGCCCGCACTCACCGACTTCGTGATCATGGTCGACAAGACCAGCCAGATGTTCGTCACCGGCCCCGACGTGATCAAGACCGTCACCGGCGAGGATGTCGGCATGGAGGAGCTCGGCGGCGCACTCACGCACAACACCATCTCGGGCGTCTCGCACTACCTCGCGAGCGACGAGGATGACGCACTCGACTATGTGCGCACCCTGCTCGGCTTCCTGCCCGACAACAACCTGGCCGAGCTGCCCACGTACGAGTTCGCACCCGAGCTCGAGATCACGGATGCCGACCACAAGCTGAACACGATCATCCCGGACAGCCCGAACCAGCCCTACGACATGCACACGATCATCGAGCACGTCGTCGACAATGCCGACTTCCTCGAGGTGCAGCCGCTGTACGCTCCGAACATCTTGATCGGGTTCGCCCGGGTCGAGGGCCGCTCGGTCGGCATCATCGCGAACCAGCCCAACGCGATGGCCGGCACGCTGAACATCGAGGCGGGCGAGAAGGCAGCACGGTTCGTGCGCTTCTGCGACGCGTTCTCGATCCCGATCGTGACGCTGGTGGATGTGCCCGGGTACCTCCCCGGAACCGACCAGGAGTGGACCGGCGTCATCCGCCGCGGCGCGAAGCTCCTCTACGCGTACGCCGAGGCGACCGTCCCGCTGATCACCGTCATCGTGCGGAAGGCGTACGGCGGAGCGTACATCGTGATGGGCTCGAAGCAGCTCGGCGCCGACCTCAACCTCGCCTGGCCCACCGCTGAGATCGCCGTCATGGGCGGGCAGGGTGCGGTGAACATCCTGTACCGCGGCGAGATCAAGCGTGCCGAGGAGGCGGGCGAGGATGTCGCGGCGGTGCGCACGAAGCTCGCGAACGAGTACACCTACAACGTGGCGTCGCCGTTCCTCGCGGCGGAGCGCGGCGAGCTCGACGGCGTGATCGAGCCGGCGGCCACGCGGGTCGCGATCGTCAAGGGTCTTCGGGCGCTTCGCACGAAGCGGGCGTCGCTGCCGGCGAAGAAGCACGGCAACATCCCCCTGTAG
- a CDS encoding biotin--[acetyl-CoA-carboxylase] ligase, whose amino-acid sequence MDAPLSRSLVPRLDWLAEAGSTNSVLVAGAAGADAAGWPDLSVVVTDNQTQGRGRLGRVWSAPAGTSLAISVLLRPALAGGGSLPPSSLGWIPLIGGAAMAQAVNLVLAGAGARAVAGAGVVDGPRAVVKWPNDVLIDGRKVCGVLSELLPGAAGVVVGAGVNLFLTEEQLPVPTATSVALALAGAGAVAGAGAGAGAGAGSSTGADTPAFTADDLLSAYLAELIRLYRAFIAAGGDAVESGIAAVVASRCGTLGQPVRVELPGSVFVTGLATALDPDGRLIVRRDDGSGDLVVSAGDVTHLRY is encoded by the coding sequence ATGGATGCCCCACTGAGCCGCTCGCTGGTCCCCCGTCTCGACTGGCTGGCCGAGGCGGGCTCGACGAACTCGGTGCTCGTCGCCGGTGCAGCCGGAGCGGATGCCGCGGGCTGGCCCGATCTCTCGGTGGTCGTCACCGACAACCAGACCCAGGGCCGCGGGCGGCTCGGCCGCGTGTGGTCGGCTCCGGCCGGCACGTCGCTCGCCATCTCCGTACTGCTCCGGCCGGCGCTGGCCGGTGGCGGTTCGCTGCCGCCGTCATCGCTCGGCTGGATCCCGCTGATCGGCGGCGCCGCGATGGCGCAGGCCGTCAATCTGGTGCTCGCGGGCGCCGGGGCGCGCGCGGTCGCGGGGGCCGGAGTGGTCGACGGCCCGCGCGCGGTCGTGAAGTGGCCGAACGACGTGCTCATCGACGGCCGGAAGGTGTGCGGAGTGCTCTCCGAGCTGCTGCCCGGGGCGGCGGGCGTGGTGGTGGGCGCGGGAGTCAATCTCTTCCTCACCGAGGAGCAGCTGCCGGTGCCGACAGCGACCTCCGTGGCCCTCGCCCTCGCGGGCGCCGGCGCGGTTGCCGGTGCCGGTGCGGGTGCGGGTGCGGGTGCGGGCAGCAGCACCGGCGCCGACACTCCCGCCTTCACGGCCGACGACCTGCTCTCCGCGTACCTCGCGGAGCTGATCCGCCTGTACCGGGCGTTCATCGCAGCCGGCGGAGACGCCGTGGAGAGCGGGATCGCGGCCGTCGTCGCCTCGCGCTGCGGCACCCTCGGCCAGCCCGTGCGGGTGGAACTGCCCGGCAGCGTGTTCGTGACCGGCCTCGCCACGGCGCTCGACCCCGACGGACGCCTCATCGTGCGACGGGACGACGGATCCGGCGACCTCGTCGTCTCGGCCGGCGACGTGACCCATCTGAGGTACTGA
- a CDS encoding PH domain-containing protein, producing MRRKERLRTGTDARPGQPGWPLQDGWAAHGGSTGHDDPAGHDGAHGSAGFTAVLRPELPPERVVVRVRTHGRALFWPSVALIAVAGASGYFLGRFPEEWQNLLALGAACVLAVLFWLLPTLRWLTGRFIVTTRRVISVQGLVARERREVSLVRGFDVTLRRRGLQAVFRSGDVTIHSGSEHPLVGRDLPDAGLIVAVLAELGDDAHGRG from the coding sequence GTGCGCCGGAAGGAACGACTCCGCACCGGGACGGATGCGCGGCCCGGGCAGCCGGGCTGGCCTCTGCAGGATGGATGGGCTGCGCACGGCGGCTCGACCGGACACGACGACCCGGCTGGGCACGACGGCGCGCACGGATCGGCCGGGTTCACCGCGGTGCTCCGGCCGGAACTCCCTCCCGAGCGGGTGGTCGTGCGGGTCCGGACGCACGGCAGGGCCCTGTTCTGGCCGTCGGTCGCCCTCATCGCGGTGGCCGGTGCCAGCGGGTACTTCCTCGGCCGCTTCCCGGAGGAGTGGCAGAACCTCCTTGCCCTCGGCGCAGCGTGCGTGCTGGCCGTGCTGTTCTGGCTGCTGCCGACGCTCCGCTGGCTCACGGGACGGTTCATTGTGACCACCCGCCGCGTGATCAGCGTGCAGGGGCTGGTGGCACGCGAACGCCGGGAGGTCTCCCTGGTGCGCGGTTTCGACGTCACCCTGCGGCGGCGGGGACTCCAGGCGGTGTTCCGCTCGGGGGATGTCACGATCCACTCGGGCTCCGAGCATCCGCTGGTCGGGCGTGACCTGCCCGACGCGGGACTCATCGTGGCGGTGCTCGCCGAACTCGGCGACGACGCCCACGGCCGAGGCTGA
- a CDS encoding GtrA family protein, whose protein sequence is MKRLAERAWSGFLTYAVKFGVVGFAGFLIDVGIFNLLFLGAFGTGHFFATAIGAKLVSTSVAIVFNWIGNRYWTFRENRRKNVGLELVEYALVSIGGLVIAEACIWFTHHILGLTSVLATNIAANVVGLVLGTAFRFVLYRYWVYGEQRSDGMQNLAAVAAEREKSLVSS, encoded by the coding sequence TTGAAACGACTGGCTGAGCGCGCGTGGAGCGGCTTCCTCACCTACGCAGTCAAATTCGGTGTCGTCGGTTTCGCCGGCTTCCTCATCGACGTCGGTATCTTCAACCTCCTGTTCCTCGGGGCCTTCGGCACGGGGCACTTCTTCGCCACCGCCATCGGTGCGAAGCTCGTCAGCACCTCGGTGGCGATCGTCTTCAACTGGATCGGCAACCGCTACTGGACCTTCCGCGAGAACCGCCGCAAGAACGTGGGGCTCGAACTCGTCGAGTACGCCCTCGTCTCCATCGGCGGCCTGGTCATCGCCGAGGCCTGCATCTGGTTCACCCACCACATACTCGGCCTCACCAGCGTGCTGGCCACCAACATCGCTGCGAACGTGGTCGGCCTCGTGCTCGGTACCGCGTTCCGGTTCGTGCTCTACCGCTACTGGGTCTACGGCGAGCAGCGGAGCGACGGCATGCAGAACCTCGCGGCGGTCGCGGCCGAGCGGGAGAAGTCGCTCGTCAGCAGCTGA
- a CDS encoding 5-(carboxyamino)imidazole ribonucleotide synthase: MTVRVGVIGGGQLARMMIPAAVNLGLELDVLAEIEGSSARLAATEVGDYRDAETVLRFAETVDVVTFDHEHVPEQILRQLVAAGHSVQPGPDALRFAQDKLQMRRRLGELGVPMPDWAEVQNEDELAAFIADHGGEAVIKTARGGYDGKGVRLVRDAAEAADWFTALSEDGRGGSLLAEERVDFRRELAQLVARRPSGQTALWPVVETVQRRGVCSEVFAPAPGTSARVAELAASIATLIATELGVTGVLAVELFETSDDRLLVNELAMRPHNSGHWSIDGSVTSQFEQHLRAVLDLPLGDTGVRAPVTVMVNVLGGPATGTLADTYPHVFADQPSAKIHNYGKEPRPGRKIGHVTVTGDDLDTVVFQARAAAALLGADLSDGSGS; this comes from the coding sequence GTGACTGTGCGCGTAGGAGTGATCGGTGGGGGCCAGCTGGCCCGGATGATGATCCCGGCGGCGGTGAACCTCGGCCTCGAACTCGATGTTCTGGCGGAAATCGAGGGCTCCTCCGCCCGATTGGCTGCCACGGAGGTGGGCGACTACCGCGATGCGGAGACGGTGCTGCGGTTCGCTGAGACCGTCGACGTGGTCACCTTCGACCACGAACACGTTCCTGAGCAGATTCTCAGACAGCTCGTGGCGGCGGGCCATTCTGTGCAGCCGGGACCGGATGCCCTGCGCTTCGCGCAGGACAAACTCCAGATGCGGCGGCGGCTCGGCGAGCTGGGAGTGCCGATGCCCGACTGGGCCGAGGTGCAGAACGAAGACGAACTCGCGGCGTTCATCGCGGACCACGGCGGCGAGGCCGTCATCAAGACCGCGCGCGGCGGGTACGACGGCAAGGGTGTTCGCCTCGTGCGCGACGCTGCCGAGGCGGCCGACTGGTTCACCGCGCTCAGCGAAGACGGCCGCGGCGGGTCCCTGCTCGCTGAGGAGCGCGTCGACTTCCGCCGCGAACTGGCCCAACTCGTTGCCCGCCGCCCCTCCGGCCAGACCGCACTCTGGCCGGTCGTCGAGACCGTGCAGCGGCGCGGGGTCTGCAGCGAGGTCTTCGCCCCGGCACCGGGCACCAGTGCGCGTGTGGCCGAGCTCGCGGCATCCATCGCCACCCTCATCGCCACCGAACTCGGTGTCACCGGCGTGCTCGCCGTCGAGCTGTTCGAGACGTCGGATGACCGGCTGCTGGTCAACGAACTCGCAATGCGCCCCCACAACAGCGGTCACTGGTCGATCGACGGCTCGGTCACGAGCCAGTTCGAGCAGCACCTCCGCGCGGTGCTCGACCTGCCGCTCGGCGACACGGGTGTGCGCGCGCCGGTCACCGTGATGGTGAACGTGCTCGGCGGGCCGGCGACCGGCACCCTCGCCGACACCTACCCGCACGTCTTCGCCGACCAGCCGTCGGCGAAGATCCACAACTACGGCAAGGAGCCACGGCCCGGCCGGAAGATCGGGCACGTCACGGTGACCGGCGACGACCTCGACACCGTGGTGTTCCAGGCGCGGGCGGCTGCGGCGCTGCTCGGCGCCGACCTCAGCGACGGGTCGGGATCGTGA
- a CDS encoding acyl-CoA carboxylase subunit epsilon, which yields MSGAEVQQGPAPEATGQPPIVVTTGNATPAEIAAITAVISGLLAEEGEARREEEPAGTTAWQRSQRSFRGQLDPGPGRWNG from the coding sequence GTGAGCGGCGCCGAGGTCCAGCAGGGACCGGCTCCGGAGGCCACCGGCCAGCCGCCCATCGTCGTGACGACGGGAAACGCCACTCCGGCCGAGATCGCCGCCATCACGGCCGTCATCAGCGGCCTGCTCGCCGAGGAGGGCGAGGCGCGCCGCGAGGAGGAGCCGGCCGGCACCACGGCATGGCAGCGCAGCCAGCGATCGTTCCGCGGGCAGCTCGATCCGGGTCCCGGTCGCTGGAACGGCTGA